A genomic region of uncultured Paludibaculum sp. contains the following coding sequences:
- a CDS encoding DNA-3-methyladenine glycosylase gives MHFRVLPRSFYERPTVEVARSLLGQILEFNGRRGRILEVEAYLGEGDRAAHTHRGITPRTKVIFGPAGHAYVYFIYGMYYCLNIVAEPEGVAGCVLIRSVEGAGDGPGKLTRSLGITLEQNGCDVTVGPIRVYAGAEPQSIEVTPRIGIRQDAHLPLRFVVK, from the coding sequence ATGCACTTCCGAGTCCTGCCTCGCTCCTTCTATGAACGGCCCACCGTGGAGGTGGCCCGATCGCTGCTGGGTCAGATTCTGGAATTTAACGGGCGGCGGGGACGGATTCTCGAGGTGGAGGCCTACCTGGGCGAAGGCGACCGCGCCGCGCACACCCATCGAGGAATCACGCCTCGCACCAAAGTCATCTTCGGACCAGCCGGGCATGCCTATGTCTATTTCATCTACGGGATGTACTATTGCCTGAACATCGTGGCGGAGCCGGAAGGTGTAGCTGGTTGTGTGCTGATCCGGTCGGTGGAAGGGGCAGGCGACGGGCCGGGCAAGCTGACGCGATCGCTGGGCATCACGCTGGAGCAGAACGGCTGCGATGTCACTGTTGGGCCGATCCGCGTATACGCGGGGGCGGAGCCCCAGTCGATTGAAGTGACCCCGAGGATCGGGATCCGGCAGGACGCCCACTTGCCGTTGCGTTTTGTCGTGAAGTGA
- the thpR gene encoding RNA 2',3'-cyclic phosphodiesterase — protein MRLFIGLDLPYEMRRNLELLLKLLQPKADIAWSPLSNLHVTTKFVGMWPVERLDELKDALREVPRPGPLKIGIRGLGWFPNPHNPHVLYAGIQAPDALQQLAKDCDAACAELGVPPETKPFHPHLTLARIKGPVELFPLKKAIADLPSADFGAFTAKEFHLYQSRPTAAGSVYTKFASYPLEV, from the coding sequence ATGCGCCTGTTCATCGGTCTCGACTTGCCCTACGAAATGCGGCGCAACCTCGAGCTTCTTCTCAAGCTGCTGCAGCCCAAGGCGGACATCGCCTGGAGCCCGCTCTCGAACCTGCACGTCACCACAAAATTTGTCGGCATGTGGCCGGTGGAACGTCTGGATGAACTGAAGGACGCTCTGCGCGAGGTGCCGCGCCCGGGTCCGCTCAAGATCGGCATCCGCGGACTGGGCTGGTTTCCCAATCCCCATAATCCTCATGTGCTCTACGCCGGAATCCAGGCGCCTGATGCATTGCAGCAGTTGGCGAAGGACTGCGACGCCGCCTGCGCGGAACTCGGTGTCCCGCCCGAAACGAAGCCGTTCCATCCGCACCTCACTCTCGCCCGCATCAAAGGGCCGGTGGAGTTGTTCCCGCTGAAGAAGGCCATCGCTGATCTGCCCAGCGCCGACTTCGGCGCCTTCACGGCCAAGGAGTTCCACCTTTACCAGAGCCGCCCCACCGCCGCCGGCTCCGTCTATACGAAGTTTGCGTCCTATCCCCTAGAAGTATGA
- the plsY gene encoding glycerol-3-phosphate 1-O-acyltransferase PlsY — translation MTTPLLILLAAYLLGGVPFGYILVRLKTGQDVRSMGSGNIGATNVLRTSGRAVGILTLLLDIGKGWFSVWLMGHFTGGNLSWMAGAAVAVVLGHAFPIFLKFQGGKAVASFAGAALALAPAALLGVIIVFVLVVAVTRFISLGSILGAALFPLGVWLIYHPEWPVMAACIFCGAFVVWRHKSNIQRLRAGTENVFHFGGKK, via the coding sequence ATGACCACCCCATTGTTGATCCTCCTGGCCGCCTACCTGCTTGGCGGAGTTCCATTCGGCTACATTCTTGTGCGGTTGAAGACCGGCCAGGACGTCCGCTCCATGGGCAGCGGCAACATCGGGGCCACGAATGTCCTGCGCACCTCCGGCCGCGCCGTTGGCATCCTTACTCTTCTGTTGGATATCGGTAAGGGCTGGTTTTCCGTCTGGCTGATGGGCCATTTCACCGGCGGCAACCTCTCCTGGATGGCGGGTGCCGCGGTCGCCGTTGTTCTTGGCCATGCATTCCCCATCTTCCTGAAGTTCCAGGGAGGGAAGGCGGTCGCGAGCTTCGCCGGAGCGGCTCTCGCACTGGCGCCCGCCGCCCTGTTGGGCGTCATCATTGTTTTTGTCCTGGTCGTCGCCGTCACACGCTTCATCTCGCTGGGCTCCATCCTGGGCGCGGCTCTCTTCCCGCTGGGCGTCTGGCTTATCTACCACCCGGAATGGCCGGTGATGGCGGCCTGCATCTTCTGCGGCGCCTTCGTCGTCTGGCGTCATAAGTCCAACATCCAGCGTCTACGTGCCGGCACCGAGAACGTCTTCCACTTCGGGGGCAAGAAGTAA
- a CDS encoding NAD(P)H-dependent glycerol-3-phosphate dehydrogenase, whose product MKDLSVIGGGSWGTALAIVLAPRFERVRLWVYEQDLAERMRTTRRNDVYLPDSTLPANIEVSSDVHASALGAEVVLGVMPSHHARPIYTQLLPVLQPDMLFVSATKGLENGSLDRVSEVMREVIGVQFTPRVGVLSGPTFAKEVARGEPAAIVIASHDAELARAIQHAFSGPTLRLYTNNDPVGVEIGASLKNVIAIAAGVCAGLGLGANTMAALITRGLAEITRLAIAAGGEARTLSGLAGLGDLVLTCNGELSRNRTVGFQLGQGRTLDEILGGMRMVAEGVQTTYAAMDLAARLGVELPITRQMYAILREGKSPREGLRDLMDRSLKEE is encoded by the coding sequence GTGAAGGATCTGTCAGTCATTGGTGGAGGCAGTTGGGGCACCGCTCTCGCCATCGTCCTTGCGCCTCGTTTTGAGCGCGTCCGCCTGTGGGTGTACGAGCAGGATCTGGCCGAACGCATGCGCACGACGCGCCGCAACGATGTCTACCTGCCCGACAGCACGCTGCCGGCGAACATCGAAGTCTCTTCGGACGTGCATGCCAGTGCGTTGGGTGCGGAGGTTGTCCTCGGCGTCATGCCGTCGCACCACGCGCGGCCCATCTACACCCAACTACTGCCGGTCCTGCAGCCGGACATGCTGTTCGTCAGCGCGACCAAAGGACTGGAAAACGGCTCGCTCGACCGGGTCAGCGAAGTGATGCGCGAGGTGATCGGCGTTCAGTTCACGCCTCGTGTCGGCGTCCTGAGCGGTCCCACCTTCGCCAAGGAAGTCGCCCGCGGGGAGCCCGCCGCCATCGTCATCGCGTCGCATGACGCCGAACTGGCCAGGGCGATCCAGCACGCGTTCTCCGGACCCACACTGCGGCTCTACACCAATAACGATCCCGTGGGCGTCGAAATCGGGGCCTCGCTCAAGAACGTCATCGCCATCGCCGCCGGTGTCTGCGCCGGACTCGGCCTGGGTGCCAACACCATGGCAGCCCTCATCACCCGAGGTCTTGCGGAGATTACGCGTCTCGCCATCGCCGCCGGCGGGGAGGCCCGCACGCTTTCTGGCCTGGCCGGGTTGGGCGACCTCGTACTCACCTGCAACGGCGAGTTGAGCCGCAATCGCACCGTCGGTTTCCAGTTGGGCCAGGGGCGAACGTTGGACGAAATCCTGGGCGGCATGCGCATGGTTGCCGAAGGCGTACAGACGACCTACGCCGCCATGGACCTGGCAGCGCGCCTCGGCGTGGAACTGCCTATCACGCGCCAGATGTATGCCATCCTTCGCGAGGGGAAGTCCCCACGCGAGGGTCTGCGCGACCTGATGGACCGGTCGTTGAAAGAAGAGTAG
- a CDS encoding sigma-70 family RNA polymerase sigma factor: MTSGISLQPSTPGRVQSGVAVAVAIDLDAALMLRVRDGDPACFAQLLERHRSSVINFLFRMVQNKAIAEELAQEVFLRVYRSRLSYEASAKFTTWLFRIATNLAFNWLRDEKGLKSQDSLQDDSAQNATRRLSDGQPSVESVLVHQVKLHEVREAIAKLPAKQRAAILMHKYEEMEYAQIAKVLCCSESAVKSLLFRAYESLRARLAQYA; the protein is encoded by the coding sequence ATGACCAGCGGAATCTCCCTGCAACCTTCCACGCCCGGGCGGGTTCAATCGGGTGTGGCGGTTGCGGTTGCGATCGACCTGGATGCGGCACTCATGCTGCGCGTGCGCGACGGGGATCCTGCCTGTTTCGCGCAACTGCTGGAACGGCATCGGTCTTCGGTCATCAACTTTCTTTTCCGCATGGTCCAAAACAAAGCTATCGCCGAGGAGTTGGCCCAGGAGGTGTTCCTCCGGGTCTACCGCTCGCGTTTGAGCTACGAGGCCTCCGCCAAGTTCACCACATGGCTGTTCCGCATCGCGACCAACCTGGCGTTCAACTGGCTGCGCGACGAGAAGGGTCTCAAGTCGCAGGATAGCCTCCAGGATGATAGCGCCCAGAACGCGACCCGGCGGCTGAGCGACGGACAGCCTAGTGTGGAATCTGTACTTGTCCATCAGGTGAAGCTGCACGAAGTGCGGGAGGCGATCGCCAAACTGCCCGCCAAACAACGGGCTGCGATCTTGATGCACAAATACGAAGAGATGGAGTATGCTCAAATCGCGAAGGTGCTCTGCTGCTCGGAATCGGCTGTGAAGTCTCTTCTGTTCCGGGCGTACGAGAGCCTGCGCGCGAGGCTGGCGCAATACGCCTGA
- a CDS encoding DUF3106 domain-containing protein: MSGPKFLQFIALILTCKPVFALAQPARRQASGPVERIRRMPPEQRRRTLENLPPDRRKQAEQRLQRLDALPAEEREALQHRYDAFQKLPTERQERARGIFQKFNALDDEPRARVQNEMDSLRALSSPARGERLKSKQFKKDFNSSEQSILSDYAALLDEKP, encoded by the coding sequence ATGAGTGGTCCCAAGTTCCTGCAATTCATAGCACTTATCCTGACGTGTAAGCCGGTGTTCGCGCTCGCGCAACCGGCACGCAGGCAGGCATCCGGCCCGGTAGAGCGGATTCGCCGAATGCCGCCGGAGCAGCGCCGCCGGACTCTGGAAAATCTCCCGCCCGATCGCCGCAAACAGGCGGAACAGCGCCTGCAGCGACTCGATGCCCTGCCGGCCGAGGAACGAGAGGCTCTTCAGCACCGGTACGACGCATTCCAGAAACTGCCGACGGAACGTCAGGAGCGCGCTCGGGGTATCTTTCAGAAGTTCAATGCCCTGGACGACGAGCCCCGCGCTCGCGTGCAGAACGAAATGGACTCGCTGCGCGCGCTTTCATCTCCCGCCCGAGGTGAACGACTTAAGAGCAAGCAGTTCAAGAAAGACTTCAATTCGAGCGAGCAGTCGATTCTCTCCGACTATGCGGCGCTACTGGACGAAAAGCCGTAG
- a CDS encoding acyltransferase produces MQSGPIPALDGLRGIAILLVLFLHFRAPDLQHPWKGFLGIGWVGVQIFFVLSGFLITGILLDSRRSSNYFSSFWMRRILRIFPLYFAALIVLLIAFSTVVDPQYFSLPNQSDRIYYWMYLNNWIPLPADGRLEHILGHFWSLAAEEQFYLVWPIAVWLLPGRRLFRYCGVACLVVLAGRSWCAWQNWDPGWIYRNTILRADALMMGAMAAIVVRDADWLRRASPWLKPALWGTGASAAGIVVAGRGTHYLHRPVLTAGMTVFAALFTVLLTVIVTTKPDSGPVCHPVLRWLGRHSYGMYVWHWPLAYAMYYSYPLMGLEKGPGQIAMLVAGLAGSSLLGWLSYELYEKHFLRLKRYFKAKPEITQERAFFTASVSAGTTSNRSPTTP; encoded by the coding sequence ATGCAATCGGGCCCAATTCCCGCCCTCGACGGACTGCGTGGCATTGCCATCCTTCTTGTTTTATTTCTTCACTTTAGAGCACCGGACTTGCAGCACCCATGGAAAGGATTCCTAGGTATCGGCTGGGTGGGTGTGCAGATCTTCTTCGTCCTGTCCGGCTTCCTGATCACCGGCATCCTGCTTGACAGCCGGCGATCATCGAACTACTTCAGCTCTTTCTGGATGCGGCGCATCCTACGCATCTTCCCGCTGTACTTCGCCGCCTTGATCGTGCTGTTGATTGCTTTTTCGACAGTCGTCGACCCACAGTACTTTTCCCTTCCAAATCAATCAGATCGGATCTATTACTGGATGTACTTGAATAACTGGATTCCGCTGCCGGCGGACGGCCGCCTGGAGCACATCCTGGGGCATTTCTGGTCGTTGGCGGCGGAGGAGCAGTTCTATCTGGTCTGGCCCATCGCGGTGTGGCTGCTGCCCGGGCGAAGGCTCTTCCGGTATTGCGGCGTCGCCTGTTTGGTTGTACTTGCAGGCAGAAGCTGGTGTGCCTGGCAGAACTGGGATCCTGGCTGGATCTACCGCAACACGATCCTGCGGGCAGACGCACTGATGATGGGCGCCATGGCGGCGATTGTGGTGCGGGATGCGGATTGGCTGAGGCGCGCCAGTCCTTGGCTCAAACCCGCACTGTGGGGTACAGGGGCGTCCGCGGCGGGCATCGTTGTCGCGGGCCGAGGAACGCACTACCTCCATCGGCCGGTACTGACCGCCGGAATGACCGTGTTTGCCGCACTATTCACGGTTCTCTTGACGGTGATTGTGACCACGAAGCCCGACAGCGGACCCGTCTGCCACCCGGTGCTTCGATGGCTGGGAAGGCACAGCTACGGGATGTACGTCTGGCACTGGCCCCTGGCATATGCGATGTACTATTCCTATCCACTGATGGGCCTAGAAAAAGGACCCGGCCAGATTGCCATGTTGGTGGCGGGTCTGGCCGGGTCCAGTTTGCTCGGTTGGCTCAGCTACGAGCTGTATGAAAAGCACTTCCTGCGATTAAAGCGATACTTTAAAGCAAAGCCGGAAATTACTCAGGAACGAGCCTTCTTCACGGCCTCGGTCAGTGCGGGTACGACGTCGAACAGGTCGCCGACGACGCCGTAG
- a CDS encoding electron transfer flavoprotein subunit alpha/FixB family protein, translating to MSGILVITEQSAGVWHKMSFETLAAGQQLGRDLGLPVRACVFGKSTPSADLAAYQLDGVIALEHDLLDQYTADGATAALAGLIKDLQPDYVLMPHTYQVRDFGPKLATRFERVLLSDVIAFRVEGQAVAFERQLFQGKLNASYSSAAGAPVFASLQAGAYRAESLVAGSAPIETRTPLLEATQIRQKPEAPFRESARAVDLSAAELIVAVGRGIKEEGNLPLVQELAEALGAELAASRPICDSGWLPMERQVGSSGQTVAPKVYLAVGISGAIQHLVGMKGSKCIVAINKDSAAPIFEVADYGVVGDLFDVVPALTEAVKKARS from the coding sequence ATGAGCGGCATTCTTGTCATAACCGAACAGTCGGCCGGCGTCTGGCACAAGATGTCCTTCGAGACGCTCGCCGCCGGGCAGCAACTGGGTCGTGACCTTGGACTTCCGGTGCGCGCCTGCGTTTTTGGAAAGTCCACTCCTTCGGCGGACTTGGCCGCCTACCAACTGGACGGCGTCATCGCCCTGGAACACGACCTGCTTGACCAGTACACGGCCGACGGAGCTACCGCGGCCTTGGCCGGCCTGATCAAGGACCTGCAACCCGACTACGTCCTGATGCCGCACACCTATCAGGTGCGCGACTTCGGACCCAAGCTGGCCACCCGTTTCGAGCGTGTCCTGCTCAGCGACGTCATTGCTTTCCGCGTCGAAGGCCAGGCTGTTGCGTTCGAACGCCAGCTCTTTCAGGGCAAATTGAACGCCTCCTACTCCTCCGCCGCTGGTGCCCCGGTATTTGCATCGCTCCAGGCGGGCGCCTACCGCGCCGAGTCGCTGGTGGCGGGCTCCGCACCTATCGAAACCCGGACGCCCCTGCTGGAGGCCACCCAGATCCGCCAGAAGCCAGAAGCACCATTCCGCGAATCGGCCCGCGCCGTCGATCTTTCGGCCGCGGAGTTGATCGTAGCGGTTGGCCGCGGCATCAAGGAAGAGGGCAACCTCCCGCTGGTGCAGGAGTTGGCGGAAGCGCTGGGCGCCGAACTGGCTGCCTCGCGGCCTATCTGCGACTCTGGCTGGCTCCCCATGGAACGCCAGGTCGGCAGCTCCGGCCAGACCGTGGCCCCCAAAGTCTATTTGGCTGTAGGTATCTCCGGGGCCATCCAGCACCTGGTCGGCATGAAGGGCTCCAAGTGCATCGTGGCCATCAACAAGGACTCCGCCGCGCCCATCTTCGAGGTGGCCGACTACGGCGTCGTCGGCGACCTGTTCGACGTCGTACCCGCACTGACCGAGGCCGTGAAGAAGGCTCGTTCCTGA